One genomic segment of Dethiosulfovibrio salsuginis includes these proteins:
- a CDS encoding alpha-1,2-fucosyltransferase, producing MSIIIKCCGGLGNQMFQCAFGRALALDLGLDLKLDISDFGSDSRPFSLGLYSLAKNTPFGCYLSTSTRFKVKMTRKLRRWGVWGMDKNMPEVLVEPFPPALVPLCEMLSEKPSHLFVDGYWQSEKYFSRHSEVIRSDFRLMEESAAFLTWKKRILSESSPSVSVHVRRGDYVTDSSANRVHGVLPIEYYVRSKEILNAISDDLVFYVFTDDPVWVRDNLCLGDNTVYVSGQDLKDYEELALMSCCDHHVVANSSFSWWGAWLGQESSTVTIAPGRWFRKMDSSNIIPDNWTKIWT from the coding sequence GTGAGTATAATAATTAAATGTTGTGGCGGCCTTGGTAACCAGATGTTTCAATGTGCCTTTGGTCGAGCTTTGGCGTTGGATCTTGGTCTTGACCTAAAGCTTGATATATCCGATTTTGGAAGTGATAGTCGGCCTTTTTCTCTTGGTCTTTATAGTTTAGCTAAAAATACCCCTTTTGGTTGCTATCTCAGCACTAGCACGAGATTTAAGGTCAAGATGACTAGAAAACTCAGGAGGTGGGGCGTATGGGGAATGGATAAGAATATGCCTGAAGTTCTCGTCGAGCCCTTCCCTCCAGCCCTTGTTCCCCTATGTGAAATGCTATCTGAAAAGCCTAGTCATCTTTTTGTGGATGGATATTGGCAGTCTGAAAAGTATTTTTCTAGACACTCAGAGGTTATAAGGTCCGATTTTAGACTCATGGAGGAGTCCGCCGCCTTCCTGACTTGGAAAAAACGAATATTGAGCGAGTCCAGCCCATCCGTCAGTGTCCACGTCAGAAGAGGGGACTACGTTACCGATAGCTCTGCGAACAGAGTTCACGGTGTTCTCCCCATTGAATACTACGTGAGATCGAAAGAGATCCTTAATGCTATCTCCGATGATCTTGTCTTTTACGTTTTTACCGACGACCCTGTGTGGGTTAGAGATAATCTATGTTTGGGCGACAATACGGTTTACGTTTCAGGCCAAGACCTGAAGGACTACGAGGAACTTGCTCTCATGTCCTGTTGCGATCATCATGTAGTTGCAAACAGCTCTTTTAGCTGGTGGGGAGCTTGGCTCGGTCAGGAAAGTTCTACTGTGACGATAGCCCCAGGTCGCTGGTTTAGAAAAATGGATTCTAGTAATATCATTCCAGACAACTGGACAAAGATTTGGACGTGA
- a CDS encoding glycosyltransferase family 2 protein, whose translation MISVVIVTKNRAEALREISLPSLLAQKARGDSFEIIVWDATEDESTLSLIEEQKLLFESKGISFSYFKATRPGMTKQRNDSIKAAIGKILFFIDDDSEVSLDGIDAIKECFKKNPRCMGVGLTVKDIPIGSEYRESQPSLKDSFYGLVGYRKKRTVSLSGSAKGISAPPGPAQWLSGCSMAFRREVFDSMSFNEKLETFTPYAMCEDIEFSYRVFKKFKAPLLIADRGMVIHRPKLTDRISGSWQKAATLYYNRYLLMKTTSEESPVLGRLLFLWTFLRLTKRNLREYGLKDTWRGLTMATKEVLKDG comes from the coding sequence ATGATATCGGTCGTTATAGTCACTAAAAACAGAGCAGAGGCTTTAAGAGAAATCTCTTTGCCCTCTCTTCTTGCACAGAAAGCACGTGGAGATTCCTTCGAGATAATCGTATGGGATGCCACGGAGGATGAATCTACGCTTAGCCTAATTGAGGAACAAAAGCTACTCTTTGAATCGAAAGGGATTAGCTTTTCGTATTTTAAGGCTACCAGGCCTGGAATGACCAAACAGCGAAATGACTCTATCAAGGCTGCTATAGGCAAAATACTGTTTTTTATAGATGACGATAGTGAGGTGTCTCTCGACGGTATCGATGCCATAAAGGAGTGTTTTAAGAAGAACCCTCGTTGTATGGGTGTGGGGCTGACGGTCAAAGACATCCCCATCGGATCGGAATACAGAGAATCTCAGCCTTCCTTGAAGGACTCCTTTTACGGCCTCGTCGGCTACAGAAAAAAAAGGACCGTCTCCCTATCCGGCTCTGCCAAAGGGATCTCCGCTCCTCCCGGTCCAGCTCAGTGGCTAAGCGGTTGCTCTATGGCTTTTCGGCGAGAGGTTTTTGACAGCATGAGCTTTAACGAAAAACTTGAGACTTTCACTCCCTACGCTATGTGCGAGGACATAGAGTTTTCCTACAGGGTCTTTAAAAAGTTTAAGGCTCCTCTGCTGATTGCCGATAGAGGCATGGTTATCCACCGCCCTAAACTGACCGACCGAATCTCCGGATCCTGGCAAAAGGCGGCAACCCTTTACTACAACAGGTATCTTCTGATGAAGACCACCTCGGAAGAATCCCCTGTTTTAGGCAGATTGCTATTTTTATGGACGTTTTTGAGACTGACTAAGAGAAATCTCAGAGAATATGGATTGAAAGATACGTGGAGGGGATTAACGATGGCGACAAAGGAGGTGCTTAAAGATGGCTAG
- a CDS encoding glycosyltransferase family 2 protein codes for MARLSVYMITLNEELRLPIALKALSGIADEIIVVDSGSSDGTVEIAKSFGAKVFFREWDNYSSQKKYAENICSGDWLMNLDADEEVSPALAKEILSAIQLGKHDAYRLRISDIYPGQNKPNPWVRHYKVIRLYRKGVAKMGDTLTWDRVALLDKNAKVGLLKGFILHRSVTSIRQALDKYNSYSEEQAVAASLSGKKYSPWRMVFAINLNFIRYFFIHRRFLHGFWGYIDSVNLSYARFLKFAKSYERDKHAD; via the coding sequence ATGGCTAGGTTGTCCGTTTATATGATCACCTTAAACGAAGAGCTTCGTTTGCCGATAGCGCTGAAAGCCCTCTCTGGCATAGCCGATGAGATAATCGTAGTTGACTCTGGAAGCTCCGATGGAACTGTGGAGATAGCTAAGTCCTTTGGTGCCAAGGTTTTTTTCCGGGAGTGGGATAATTACTCATCTCAGAAGAAATACGCCGAGAATATCTGTTCCGGTGACTGGCTCATGAATCTAGATGCAGACGAAGAGGTTAGCCCTGCTCTGGCAAAAGAGATACTGTCCGCTATTCAGCTGGGAAAACACGATGCCTATCGCCTCAGAATTTCCGATATATATCCCGGTCAGAATAAGCCCAACCCATGGGTAAGGCACTATAAGGTCATAAGGCTATACCGAAAGGGTGTCGCTAAAATGGGGGATACCCTGACCTGGGATAGGGTAGCTCTTCTGGACAAAAATGCAAAGGTAGGATTGCTCAAAGGCTTTATTCTACACCGTTCTGTTACCTCGATCAGGCAAGCTCTCGATAAATACAACTCCTATTCCGAGGAGCAGGCTGTTGCGGCCTCTTTATCCGGTAAGAAATACTCTCCTTGGCGTATGGTGTTCGCCATAAACCTGAACTTTATAAGATACTTTTTCATTCACCGAAGGTTTCTCCATGGATTTTGGGGGTACATCGACTCGGTAAACCTCTCTTACGCTCGATTTTTGAAGTTCGCTAAGAGCTACGAGAGAGATAAACATGCTGACTAG